CAACACTACTGACGGTCTGAACGATGCGATCGTTAAGTTTGAGCTTTCTGTCAGCTCTCTGACACTTACCGGAAGCGGAACCACAGCCACCACGGGCAACTTGCTCTCTAAAACGTCCGAGGTTGAGTTTGTCCACCAGGCAGGATCGTTTGAGCCTTTGGCCCTGGTCAACATTCCGCCGGGAACTTATTCCGGAGCATCGCTCACGGTTTCCAATCCTGAAGTCGTGGTCATGAACAATGCTGTACCGCCGGCGCCGGTAAAAATTCCGGCCACCCTTACCAGCGGCAGCGTAACGGTGACTTTCACTGCCCCGATTACCGTGACCAGCAGCAGTTCCTCAGTCATTAACTTTGACCTTGATCTGGCCAACTCAGTCGTGCTCAACGGCGCGCCGCCGACCTCGGCCACCGTGACGGCGAAATTCAACGTGACCACCGCCACCGCCACCAATACTGACGAAGACAGCGGCGAAATGGATGACGTTCACGGCAGCGTGACATCTATTGCAGCGCCGAACTTCACTATCCAGACCCAGACCAGCAGCATCGTTTTTGCCACTGACGCCACCACGCAGTTCAAGGATGGCATCACCTCGCTTTCACAGCTCAAGGTAGGTGACATTGTTGAAGTGGATGCAACCACCAAGCCCGACGGCAGCAAGCTTGCTACCAAGATTGGTGTGGAAGAAAGCCAGAGCGGCGAAGAAGCTGAAGGCGTAATCACTGCCGTAACCGGCGCGCCGGCCACGCAGATCACGATTGCTCATCAGGTTGATTCGTCCAACTCCGCTACGCCGCCGGTCACCGTGGACCTTGCCATTAGCGCAAGCACCGCGTTCTCCGTGCGCACAGACAAACTGAATCTGGGCGGCGCCACGCCGGCCTTTGATGCCAGCCACATTGGCAAGGGCCAGCGCGTTGAAGCCGATACAGGCAGCAGCACTGTTTCGCCAATGCCCGCGGACAAACTCAAGCTGCGCGAACAAGCGCTGGTGGGAACTGTCTCCGGCGCAAGCGCGTCAGGCTTTACGCTGACGCTGAACGCCAGCTCCGCTTTTGCCACCCTGACCGGTCAATCAACCATCGCCGTTTCAATCGTGAGCGGCACTAACCTGAAAGTCACACCCGTGAACGCCAACACCGTGCGCGTGCGCGGTCTCATCTTCTTCAACGCCGGCTCGTACAGCATGATCGCGTCGCGCGTTGACGACAACCAATAACCAGCACCGTTCGTCCTTTGCAAAAAACTGGGTCCGCTTCGGCGGGCCCTTTTTTGTTGGCGACAAGAACCAGAACTTTGAAACGCGGAGGAACGGAGGACGCGGAGGAGTTTGAAATCTCATACCGAATCTGATTGTATGAAGCTTCACTGCGGCAATCACGAAAATACATCGAGGTTGGGCTGGGGGAGCAAGCTTGAGGGCGGGCCAATCCTCATTTACCCAATTACCAAATTACTCATTTACCAAATTCCCTTCGTTTACTCCTTTCCTCAGTGTTTCAAAGTTTGGCTCTCGCTACCCATCAATGGTCTGACGGGTCTAGCGTGCCTGCGCAGACTTGCAGCAGTTCTTCTCTTCCTGCAGGACCACGTTTCTCGTCTGTCCCAGCGCGCGGTTCAACGATTGTTTTGGGATCGACGTTACCAGCGGCTTCAGCA
This is a stretch of genomic DNA from Terriglobia bacterium. It encodes these proteins:
- a CDS encoding DUF5666 domain-containing protein, which produces MKRYLLLTVAMVAMILATGCGGTGNLNAGPTNATINTTDGLNDAIVKFELSVSSLTLTGSGTTATTGNLLSKTSEVEFVHQAGSFEPLALVNIPPGTYSGASLTVSNPEVVVMNNAVPPAPVKIPATLTSGSVTVTFTAPITVTSSSSSVINFDLDLANSVVLNGAPPTSATVTAKFNVTTATATNTDEDSGEMDDVHGSVTSIAAPNFTIQTQTSSIVFATDATTQFKDGITSLSQLKVGDIVEVDATTKPDGSKLATKIGVEESQSGEEAEGVITAVTGAPATQITIAHQVDSSNSATPPVTVDLAISASTAFSVRTDKLNLGGATPAFDASHIGKGQRVEADTGSSTVSPMPADKLKLREQALVGTVSGASASGFTLTLNASSAFATLTGQSTIAVSIVSGTNLKVTPVNANTVRVRGLIFFNAGSYSMIASRVDDNQ